The DNA window CCGATGAACAGCTGCAGCACCGCGTTCGCGGCCAGATAGGTCGCGACCGACAGCTGCATCACCGCGTAATCGGTGTCGAAATGCACGGCCATGTTCGACAGCGAGGGCAGGAAGATGTTGATGGTCAGCGCGGGCAGGCCTGCCAGCGCAACCAGGGTGATCACATGAGGGGGGGTTGTGCGGTCCAGGAAACGGACCCGGGGGTGCGTCGACATGTCTTGGGATTAGGCTCTGGCCGGGGGCTTGTCCAGCGACATCGGGACTTACCAGCGGTGGAAGATGAAAAACGCGCCGAGCGCGATGAAACCGAAGCCGAGCGCATGGTTCCACTGCAACGGCTCCTTGAGGTAAAGGACTGAAAACCCGCAAAATACGGTCAGGGTGATGACTTCCTGGATGGTCTTCAGCTGGGCTGCCGAGAAATGCCCGTAGCCGATTCTGTTCGCCGGCACCTGCAGCAGATATTCGAAGAAGGCGATGCCCCAGCTTATGAAGATGACGGCGACCAGCGGCGCGGCCTTGAACCTGAGATGACCGTACCAGGCAAAGGTCATGAAGAGGTTGGACAGGACGAGAAGGCCGATCGTGACGACCGGTACTGGCAGGGCGGGCATGGGGTGGCTCCGGCAACAGGGGGGGGCGGGCCTCACGCGATATGGTATGCCGGTCGGTATCGTCCAGTTGCTTTGCGAATTTGCAATATGCAGGAGGGTGGCGGAAAATGATTTGCAAATTTACCGTTTAACACTTTGATGAAGCTCATTGCATGGGTAGGTTGCCGAAAATTTCCGCAAGGGGCATCGCCGATGAAAGATATCCTCAACGAACTCGAGCGCCGCCGCAGCATCGCCCGTCTGGGCGGCGGCCAGCGGCGCATCGACAGCCAGCACGCCAAGGGCAAACTGACGGCGCGCGAGCGGATCGAGCTGCTGCTGGACGAGGGCTCGTTCGAGGAATTCGACATGTTCGTCGCCCATCGCTGCACCGATTTCGGCATGGAGGAAAGCCGTCCCTATGGCGACGGGGTGGTGACCGGCTGGGGCACGATCAATGGCCGCATGGTCTATGTCTTCAGCCAGGACTTCACCGTCTTCGGCGGTTCGCTTTCGGAAACGCATGCCCAGAAGATCTGCAAGATCATGGATATGGCGGTGCAGAACGGCGCCCCTGTGATCGGGCTGAACGATTCGGGCGGGGCACGCATCCAGGAGGGCGTGGCCTCGCTGGCGGGCTATGCCGAGGTGTTCCAGCGCAATATCGAGGCCTCGGGGGTGATCCCGCAGATCTCGGTCATCATGGGGCCCTGCGCGGGCGGCGCGGTCTACAGCCCGGCGATGACCGATTTCATCTTCATGGTGCGCGATTCCTCCTACATGTTCGTCACCGGCCCCGATGTGGTGAAGACCGTCACCAACGAGGTGGTCACCGCCGAGGAGCTGGGCGGGGCCTCGACCCATACCAAGAAATCCTCGGTGGCCGATGGCGCCTTCGAGAACGATGTCGAGGCGCTTTACGAGGTGCGCCGGCTGGTCGATTTCCTGCCGCTGAACAACCGCGAGAAACCGCCGGTCCGGCCCTTCTTCGACAAGCCCGGCCGGGTGGATGAAAGCCTCGATACCCTGATCCCCGATAATGCCAACACGCCCTATGACATGAAGGAGCTGATCCTGAAGGTCGCGGATGAGGGCGATTTCTACGAGATCCAGGCCGATTTCGCCAAGAACATCATCACCGGCTTCGTCCGGCTCGAAGGCCAGACCGTGGGCGTCGTGGCCAACCAGCCGATGGTTCTGGCCGGCTGCCTCGATATCGACAGCTCGCGCAAGGCCGCGCGCTTCGTGCGCTTCTGCGACTGTTTCGAGATCCCGATCCTGACCTTCGTCGACGTGCCGGGCTTCCTGCCCGGGACGGGGCAGGAATATGGCGGGGTCATCAAGCACGGCGCCAAGCTGCTCTTTGCCTATGGCGAGGCGACGGTGCCGAAGGTGACCGTGATCACCCGCAAGGCCTATGGCGGGGCCTATGACGTGATGGCCTCGAAGCACCTGCGGGGTGATTTCAACTATGCCTGGCCCACCGCCGAGATCGCGGTCATGGGGGCCAAGGGCGCGACCGAGATCCTGTACCGCTCGGAGCTGGGCGATGCCGAGAAGATCGCGGGCCGTACGAAGGA is part of the Rhodovulum sp. MB263 genome and encodes:
- a CDS encoding DMT family protein yields the protein MPALPVPVVTIGLLVLSNLFMTFAWYGHLRFKAAPLVAVIFISWGIAFFEYLLQVPANRIGYGHFSAAQLKTIQEVITLTVFCGFSVLYLKEPLQWNHALGFGFIALGAFFIFHRW
- a CDS encoding acyl-CoA carboxylase subunit beta, with the protein product MKDILNELERRRSIARLGGGQRRIDSQHAKGKLTARERIELLLDEGSFEEFDMFVAHRCTDFGMEESRPYGDGVVTGWGTINGRMVYVFSQDFTVFGGSLSETHAQKICKIMDMAVQNGAPVIGLNDSGGARIQEGVASLAGYAEVFQRNIEASGVIPQISVIMGPCAGGAVYSPAMTDFIFMVRDSSYMFVTGPDVVKTVTNEVVTAEELGGASTHTKKSSVADGAFENDVEALYEVRRLVDFLPLNNREKPPVRPFFDKPGRVDESLDTLIPDNANTPYDMKELILKVADEGDFYEIQADFAKNIITGFVRLEGQTVGVVANQPMVLAGCLDIDSSRKAARFVRFCDCFEIPILTFVDVPGFLPGTGQEYGGVIKHGAKLLFAYGEATVPKVTVITRKAYGGAYDVMASKHLRGDFNYAWPTAEIAVMGAKGATEILYRSELGDAEKIAGRTKDYEDRFANPFVAAERGFIDEVIQPHSTRRRVSRAFASLRGKRRETPWKKHGNIPL